From the Flavobacteriales bacterium genome, the window AATGAGCATAGAGCCACATCCATTCCATCTTGCATATGTTGATTTGTTTTGGAAAACTGTTCGATCACTATTTTTAATACCCTGTTTAAAACTTCTGAAGGCTCCAGTGCGGTCTTTTCGGCATTTGCCCGCTTCAAGGCATTGTTACATATCATACTTACCAATGCCCCTGGAACACCATGACCAGTGCAATCAGCCGCTGCGAAGTAGACAATTTTTTCTCTCTGGAATGGGGAGTTTTTATCTTGAGATTCAATGTATTTTAAGTCTACCCAATAAAAGTCACCAGCAACAATTTCTTTAGGCTTGTATAAAATAAACGATTCTGGTAAGTGCTCTTTTATGAAACTGTCTGGAGGTAGAATCGAATCTTGAATTCCCTTAGCATATTGAATGCTCTCCATGATTTCTTGGTTCTTTACTTCTACAGCACTGAAAGCTCGGTTCTTCGTCGTTTCAAATATGAGTGTTACTATAAATAATATCATTGCTAAACCAACATAGCACAAAAGAGTAAATGAATTCTCAAATTCCAGATTATACTCAGTTGGAAATTGATATCCAGAGAGTGCCAAAGTTCCAAAGGTTAAGATTAGTACCATTGCAACTCCAAGCCAATAAAATGTTGTAGGCACAACTCCTAAAAGAAGTAATGAGAATATTGGGACAAGGATTAACCATGGGCTAACCGGTGAGGAAATTCCTCCGGAGAAATAGGTGCAAGTTGTTATCGCAACGAAGCAAGCATTGGCTATATATAAATTTGCTGTTAGTTTATAGCTAATTATTCTTTTAAGAAATAAAAATAGAGTTGTAGCAAAAATTACAAAGTTTATAATCATTGCAATTACACCCGGCTTGTAATCTATAAAAAAACTAACGCCAACATAGAGTAAAGAAAAAAGAGAGGTAAGCCATAAAAATTGGATGAGTAATTTCTCATAAAATGCCCTTTTTGTATTAGATGAAAGAGAAAATTTAAATAGTTTAATCAGCACAGCTTGTTGTTTTTAAGACAAGTTATACGTGGAGAAGGATGTCTGGTTTTGTTTAAAGTTAGTTATTTTGATTTATGCATTTTTTGCGACTTGAAATAAATTCGTAATCAAATTTTATTTTGAATGATTTTTATAACTTTCCTGTTATGATTGCAATAATTTTTCAGAAAGCAAGAACTCTATTTACATTAGCGTACGTATTTCTTGTATGCACTTCGGGAACAGTAATTGAAAAAAACACGGCAAGTAAAAGCCTTAATGATACGTTCCGCTATATTTTCATGGGACATACTTACCTGTCAGGGTCAAATGGAATAAAAGTAGATGAGCGTATAGAGGGTTTAGATTATTCCATCTACGATAGGATTTGGTTAGGAGGGGATATATGTAGCGAGTCTATGTTGAAAAGAACGACTGTTGAGTACATCGACAGTATATTTGATTTGTCTTTACTCACCACTCAATATGCATTAGGTAATCATGATGTAAGAAATAGT encodes:
- a CDS encoding SpoIIE family protein phosphatase, with translation MLIKLFKFSLSSNTKRAFYEKLLIQFLWLTSLFSLLYVGVSFFIDYKPGVIAMIINFVIFATTLFLFLKRIISYKLTANLYIANACFVAITTCTYFSGGISSPVSPWLILVPIFSLLLLGVVPTTFYWLGVAMVLILTFGTLALSGYQFPTEYNLEFENSFTLLCYVGLAMILFIVTLIFETTKNRAFSAVEVKNQEIMESIQYAKGIQDSILPPDSFIKEHLPESFILYKPKEIVAGDFYWVDLKYIESQDKNSPFQREKIVYFAAADCTGHGVPGALVSMICNNALKRANAEKTALEPSEVLNRVLKIVIEQFSKTNQHMQDGMDVALCSFNTTTKELQFSGAINSLLIARKDSSEFEVIPGDRQPIGKSVEIKLFTNHTIQLNKGDSIYMSSDRFKDQFGGEDGNTMKKTEFRKTLFSVRNERMEKQKQLLEDAHNKWKGNLEQVDDICVLGMRVI